From a single Rhodococcus qingshengii JCM 15477 genomic region:
- a CDS encoding class I adenylate-forming enzyme family protein, which produces MLETKTLDFTVGEFATNPDRFAGVSISEMVRHWSETIPDETAFVTPESRVSWKQYDAAADAIASALDLAGEGYGHVAVLLPDTAVFHAALCAAFRTGRVAVGIGSRSGIREISHLIARSEASVLVTTRTLRGVDTAELVASLRAEHPGLDVVFADERADVSFERVSANGELTSLPVELKQFPATSPCFVTSAVSMLNSTSGTTGLPKLVTQTEDRWVGFSEIAAEAAAIGSDEVFLGAVPAPFGFGLWTSHFLPALLGARNVVMERFDVSVMIELIERERVTALNCVSTQFKMLLRSEAAESADLSSLRFMFTGGEAVPYSEALAFEQRTGAAVLQFYGSNETGAVSVTTVSDGSDTRLKTCGHVIDRMQVRVFDDAAKEMTGSVRRGQPGVNGPLMCQGYWGDTDANDELYTDDGWMLLGDIVEIDETGRVRVVGRKADIIIRGGKNISAVEVEEYVRAHPSVELVAVVGVDDPLFGEKVCAVVVSADDDLSSEDLTAWLQSRGVTREYIPEYVMTVAELPMAAGGKVAKGEVKALAQRRIAELG; this is translated from the coding sequence ATGCTGGAAACGAAGACACTCGACTTCACCGTCGGTGAATTCGCCACGAATCCGGACCGGTTCGCCGGCGTCAGCATCAGCGAAATGGTCAGGCATTGGTCTGAGACCATCCCGGACGAAACCGCCTTTGTCACTCCGGAATCGAGGGTGTCGTGGAAACAGTACGACGCGGCTGCCGATGCGATCGCGTCGGCGCTGGATCTAGCTGGTGAGGGATACGGACATGTAGCCGTGTTGCTCCCCGACACCGCTGTATTCCATGCGGCTCTCTGCGCAGCATTTCGTACCGGCCGCGTCGCCGTCGGAATCGGTTCGCGCTCGGGCATTCGCGAGATCTCTCATCTGATCGCCCGCTCGGAAGCCTCCGTACTCGTCACCACTCGCACGCTGCGCGGCGTCGATACCGCCGAACTCGTGGCGAGTCTGCGGGCAGAGCATCCCGGACTGGACGTCGTCTTCGCCGACGAACGCGCCGACGTGAGTTTCGAACGCGTGAGCGCAAACGGCGAACTCACCTCGTTGCCGGTCGAGCTAAAGCAGTTCCCCGCAACCAGTCCGTGTTTTGTCACGTCAGCCGTTTCGATGCTGAACTCGACCTCCGGCACAACGGGCCTACCCAAACTGGTCACACAAACCGAGGATCGTTGGGTTGGTTTCTCCGAGATTGCCGCCGAGGCGGCGGCGATCGGTTCGGATGAGGTGTTCCTCGGCGCGGTTCCAGCACCTTTCGGATTCGGCCTCTGGACTTCGCATTTCCTGCCGGCACTACTCGGTGCTCGCAATGTCGTCATGGAACGCTTCGACGTTTCGGTGATGATCGAGTTGATCGAGCGCGAACGGGTGACTGCTTTGAATTGTGTGAGTACACAATTCAAGATGCTGTTGCGTTCGGAGGCCGCGGAATCGGCCGATCTCTCGTCACTTCGTTTCATGTTCACCGGTGGTGAAGCCGTGCCCTATTCGGAGGCGCTGGCATTCGAACAACGTACCGGAGCGGCTGTCCTGCAGTTCTACGGATCGAACGAAACCGGCGCCGTCTCGGTGACGACGGTTTCGGACGGTTCCGATACCCGACTGAAGACGTGCGGCCACGTCATCGATCGCATGCAAGTTCGTGTATTCGACGATGCGGCAAAGGAAATGACCGGCTCCGTCCGCCGCGGTCAGCCTGGGGTGAACGGACCGCTGATGTGTCAGGGCTATTGGGGGGACACCGATGCGAACGACGAGTTGTACACCGACGACGGTTGGATGCTTCTCGGCGACATCGTCGAGATCGACGAGACAGGACGGGTGCGTGTGGTCGGGCGCAAAGCCGACATCATCATTCGTGGCGGCAAGAACATCTCCGCGGTCGAAGTCGAGGAGTACGTGCGCGCGCACCCTTCGGTGGAGTTGGTCGCCGTGGTCGGGGTCGACGATCCGCTGTTCGGTGAGAAGGTCTGTGCGGTCGTCGTGTCCGCCGATGACGATCTGAGTTCGGAGGATCTGACCGCCTGGCTGCAGAGCCGAGGAGTGACCCGCGAGTACATACCCGAGTACGTGATGACGGTCGCCGAATTGCCGATGGCGGCAGGCGGCAAAGTAGCCAAGGGTGAAGTCAAGGCACTCGCGCAGAGGCGGATCGCTGAACTCGGCTGA
- a CDS encoding ABC transporter ATP-binding protein, with translation MLELDRVTVRYGSAVAVREVSLAAPAGEVTAIVGPNGAGKTSLAGSIYGSVPATGTIKFDGREIQKLSALDRVRSGFAYVPQGRQLFMRMSVRENLRVGADLLGLKAEAVETAFERFPILRERSESYAGVLSGGEQQMLVLGRALLETPKVLLLDEMMTGLAPKIVAELRALVGGLAAEGVTVIVTEPALTALKSVVDRGYVMQRGELVRECDSAATLDNAYKQSMGVLSADGR, from the coding sequence ATGCTCGAACTCGACAGAGTCACAGTTCGATACGGATCCGCTGTCGCCGTCCGGGAAGTCTCCCTTGCCGCTCCCGCCGGTGAAGTGACAGCCATCGTCGGGCCGAACGGTGCGGGCAAGACCAGCTTGGCGGGATCCATCTACGGCTCGGTTCCCGCCACCGGGACAATCAAATTCGATGGTCGAGAGATCCAGAAATTATCGGCACTGGATCGTGTCCGCAGCGGATTTGCCTACGTTCCCCAAGGCAGGCAACTGTTCATGCGAATGTCCGTTCGCGAGAACCTACGCGTCGGCGCAGACCTGCTGGGATTGAAAGCCGAAGCCGTGGAAACAGCTTTCGAGAGGTTCCCGATCCTGCGTGAACGCTCGGAGAGTTATGCCGGGGTCCTCAGCGGTGGTGAGCAGCAGATGTTGGTTCTGGGGCGGGCCCTTCTGGAAACCCCGAAGGTGTTGCTCCTCGACGAGATGATGACAGGACTGGCACCGAAAATCGTCGCGGAGCTGCGAGCATTGGTCGGGGGTCTGGCCGCCGAGGGTGTGACCGTCATCGTGACGGAACCGGCACTTACTGCACTGAAATCGGTTGTCGACCGCGGATATGTCATGCAGCGCGGCGAACTCGTCCGCGAATGCGATTCCGCAGCGACACTGGACAACGCGTACAAACAATCGATGGGCGTACTCAGCGCCGACGGGAGATGA
- a CDS encoding branched-chain amino acid ABC transporter permease → MASLSTSPLTSNPPTTSGRSRTRMLALSREALITVVVVAAVLLWMGPSLYRQDLVFLAATYSLIALGMYVPFVLAGSLSMAYSAYAAIGAYAVALISVRTGLSMWWGWILGALAAAAVAVLLSLATQKLSGFYLAAVTLLFGIAFEHWLIDGPSFTGGSAGISGVETVTMFGWEPPRYLLVVFAILFVCLIAVAVDRLRKSVWGLMLQAARDNRNVARSSGVNPAHLTVVALAIGAAIASTGGSLFTVSVQAVTPETFTLSIVFLAIFMPIIGGRGSAWGAPLGALIVVIVTLNMPGYQGSGELLLAGAVLVILIVAPGGVIGWSQNVLGRMNRLYKERGNR, encoded by the coding sequence ATGGCCTCGCTTTCTACCAGTCCGCTGACGTCAAATCCGCCCACTACATCCGGCCGTTCCCGGACGAGGATGCTCGCCCTGTCACGAGAAGCGCTGATCACCGTGGTCGTGGTTGCTGCCGTGCTGCTGTGGATGGGGCCGAGTCTGTACCGGCAGGATCTGGTGTTCCTCGCTGCGACGTATTCGCTGATCGCACTCGGCATGTACGTGCCATTCGTGCTCGCGGGATCACTGTCGATGGCGTACAGCGCGTATGCGGCGATCGGCGCGTATGCCGTTGCGCTGATCTCGGTTCGGACCGGGTTGTCGATGTGGTGGGGATGGATTCTCGGCGCCCTCGCCGCTGCAGCGGTTGCAGTACTCCTCAGCTTGGCAACACAGAAACTCTCCGGCTTCTACCTTGCCGCGGTGACCTTGTTGTTCGGTATCGCTTTCGAGCACTGGTTGATCGACGGGCCGAGTTTCACCGGCGGGTCGGCCGGGATCTCGGGTGTCGAGACTGTGACGATGTTCGGCTGGGAGCCACCGCGCTATTTGTTGGTCGTGTTCGCGATCTTGTTCGTGTGTCTGATCGCGGTCGCTGTGGATCGACTCCGGAAATCGGTGTGGGGGCTGATGTTGCAAGCTGCCCGCGACAATCGTAATGTCGCACGGTCTTCCGGCGTCAATCCTGCGCACCTGACCGTCGTGGCGCTGGCGATCGGTGCTGCGATCGCGTCGACCGGCGGATCGCTGTTCACCGTGTCGGTGCAGGCTGTCACTCCTGAAACCTTCACTCTCAGTATTGTTTTCCTCGCAATCTTCATGCCGATCATCGGCGGTCGCGGTTCGGCGTGGGGTGCTCCGCTCGGTGCATTGATCGTGGTGATCGTGACGCTGAATATGCCCGGGTACCAGGGAAGTGGCGAACTCCTGCTTGCCGGAGCCGTCCTGGTGATCCTCATCGTCGCGCCTGGTGGGGTGATCGGGTGGAGTCAGAACGTTCTGGGTCGAATGAACCGTCTGTACAAGGAGCGTGGCAATCGATGA
- a CDS encoding alpha/beta hydrolase, producing MTNPSPHRWRRRLLWALAIVFVLVGAVVLAFVLSPRPGALTVRWVFDRDAVKVTEALEKHAPEGVDSIKDQQYRADDDDAYLDVYFPAATTTALPTVIWTHGGAWISGSKSNYAPYYELLASRGYTVVSLDYSLGPEHHYPTAVRQLNDAHAYVVANAERLHVDPTTVVLAGDSAGAQLSSQLATLITDPAYANRVGVVPSLRPDQLRGVILNCGIYDVGNMVGGPGIIGWGVDRSLWAYTGVRDFMSTDAADQMSTLNYVTDRFPPAYISGGNADPLTDSQSKPMADKLTGLGVAVDTLFYPADHVPALGHEYQFDLDNADGLTALDRTVQFLEAHTG from the coding sequence ATGACGAACCCTTCACCGCATCGGTGGCGCAGGCGCTTGCTGTGGGCTCTGGCAATTGTGTTCGTTCTGGTCGGAGCCGTGGTTCTGGCCTTCGTTCTGAGCCCGAGACCTGGCGCACTCACCGTGCGATGGGTCTTCGATCGTGATGCGGTGAAAGTCACCGAGGCGCTCGAGAAGCACGCGCCCGAAGGCGTCGACTCGATCAAGGACCAGCAGTACCGCGCCGATGACGACGACGCATACCTGGATGTCTACTTTCCCGCAGCGACGACGACCGCATTGCCTACGGTGATCTGGACTCATGGCGGTGCCTGGATCTCGGGAAGCAAGTCCAACTACGCGCCGTACTACGAGTTGCTGGCCTCTCGTGGCTACACCGTTGTGTCCCTGGACTACTCACTCGGACCTGAGCACCACTATCCGACGGCAGTGCGGCAGCTCAACGACGCTCACGCGTACGTCGTCGCGAATGCGGAACGGCTGCATGTTGATCCGACGACGGTCGTTCTGGCCGGTGATTCTGCGGGAGCGCAACTCTCGAGTCAGCTCGCCACTCTCATCACTGATCCCGCCTATGCGAACCGTGTGGGCGTGGTCCCGTCGCTGCGGCCGGATCAGTTACGTGGAGTAATACTGAACTGTGGAATCTACGACGTCGGGAACATGGTCGGCGGACCCGGCATCATCGGTTGGGGAGTTGATCGGTCCCTCTGGGCGTATACCGGCGTGCGTGACTTCATGAGTACCGACGCAGCGGATCAGATGTCGACCTTGAACTACGTCACCGATCGATTTCCGCCTGCCTACATCAGCGGCGGCAACGCCGATCCGTTGACGGATTCTCAGTCGAAACCGATGGCTGACAAATTGACCGGGTTGGGAGTTGCGGTCGACACACTGTTCTATCCGGCCGATCACGTTCCGGCGCTCGGTCACGAGTATCAGTTCGATCTGGACAATGCCGACGGTCTCACTGCGCTCGATCGCACGGTTCAGTTTCTTGAGGCTCATACCGGCTAA
- a CDS encoding ABC transporter ATP-binding protein, translated as MTRLLEVSGLHKSYGGVRAVDDVSFSVGPGEVIGLVGPNGAGKTTLVDCIFGTQQADSGTVALAGAPLTGPSERRARQGLSRTFQHPQLAAELDAVDNIIPGLYGHKITSPLHSLWWAIKGPFENWDRTAQRAREIAARYSVTDVESACGDLSLGAQRLVEVARAMATEPEVLLLDEPFAGADHDGIAAISGAVRSIAAQGKGVVLVDHNVDLIAALATKIVLLNFGSVAFYGPPQECLASDAMREVYFGSEYEEGA; from the coding sequence ATGACTCGGCTACTCGAAGTGAGCGGGCTCCACAAGTCCTACGGAGGCGTCCGCGCTGTCGACGATGTCTCGTTCAGCGTCGGACCGGGAGAGGTGATCGGACTGGTCGGCCCGAACGGGGCAGGCAAGACCACACTGGTGGACTGCATCTTCGGCACTCAGCAAGCAGACTCCGGAACCGTCGCGCTCGCGGGTGCTCCCTTGACCGGGCCGTCGGAGCGCCGTGCACGGCAAGGGCTCTCGCGCACGTTTCAACATCCGCAGCTCGCGGCGGAACTCGACGCCGTCGACAACATCATCCCGGGACTGTACGGGCACAAGATCACCTCACCTCTGCACTCGCTGTGGTGGGCGATCAAAGGACCTTTCGAGAACTGGGACCGGACAGCACAGCGGGCCCGGGAGATTGCTGCGCGATACTCGGTCACCGACGTCGAGAGTGCTTGCGGGGATCTCAGTTTGGGGGCGCAGCGTCTGGTCGAGGTGGCGCGGGCGATGGCGACCGAACCCGAAGTCCTCCTGTTGGACGAACCGTTTGCCGGCGCGGATCACGACGGCATCGCTGCCATCTCCGGTGCCGTGCGATCGATTGCCGCGCAGGGCAAAGGAGTAGTCCTGGTTGATCACAACGTCGATCTCATCGCGGCGCTCGCAACCAAGATCGTGCTGCTCAATTTCGGATCAGTGGCGTTCTACGGACCACCGCAGGAGTGCTTGGCCAGCGACGCGATGCGAGAAGTCTATTTCGGTTCCGAATACGAGGAAGGCGCCTGA